In Candidatus Eisenbacteria bacterium, a single window of DNA contains:
- a CDS encoding tRNA-(ms[2]io[6]A)-hydroxylase, protein MLGLASETSPAWVARALAHLDEMLVDHAHCEKKAASTAVSLLFRYPERSEMLPVLSALAREELSHFEQMLELLAARGIVYRRLAPAPYATDLLAAVRSEEPERLLDTLLCLSLIEARSCERMKLLAEHVPDPELAVFYRGLLASEARHHQGYVELAAGVAGDAAARARLGMLAAHEASVIAAAPPLARMHA, encoded by the coding sequence ATGCTGGGCCTCGCATCGGAGACGTCGCCCGCGTGGGTCGCGCGGGCGCTGGCGCATCTGGACGAGATGCTGGTCGATCACGCGCATTGCGAGAAGAAGGCCGCCTCGACCGCGGTGAGCCTGCTCTTCCGCTATCCGGAGCGCAGCGAAATGCTGCCCGTGCTGTCTGCGCTCGCACGCGAGGAGCTGAGCCACTTCGAGCAGATGCTGGAGCTCCTCGCCGCACGGGGCATCGTGTACCGGCGTCTCGCCCCGGCGCCGTACGCGACCGATCTCCTCGCCGCCGTCCGTTCCGAAGAGCCGGAGCGTCTGCTCGACACGCTCCTCTGTCTCTCCCTCATCGAGGCCCGAAGCTGCGAGCGCATGAAGCTGCTGGCCGAGCACGTGCCGGACCCGGAGCTCGCGGTCTTCTACCGGGGTCTGCTCGCGAGCGAAGCGCGCCATCACCAGGGCTACGTCGAGCTCGCCGCCGGCGTCGCCGGCGACGCGGCTGCGCGCGCGCGGCTCGGCATGCTCGCCGCGCACGAGGCGAGCGTCATCGCCGCGGCGCCGCCGCTCGCGCGCATGCACGCGTGA
- a CDS encoding glutathione S-transferase family protein — translation MLKVHHLNNSRSQRILWLLEELGTPYEIVKYQRMAPMPLAPPELKQVHPLGKSPVITDGNKTIAESGAIVEYILDTYGNGRLRPQPGTDDHWKYIEWMHYAEGSAMGPLLLALFTSLLGDGAAPLRPYIDSQIENQLSYMENALGSHDFFVGNDLTGADIQLLFVLEAAGERLTPYPKLVAYRDRMHARPAYKRGIEKGGPYQLMGR, via the coding sequence ATGCTGAAGGTGCACCACCTCAACAACTCGCGCTCGCAACGCATCCTGTGGTTGCTCGAGGAGCTCGGCACGCCGTACGAGATCGTGAAGTACCAGCGCATGGCGCCGATGCCGCTGGCGCCGCCCGAGCTGAAGCAGGTCCATCCGCTCGGCAAGTCGCCCGTCATCACCGACGGCAACAAGACGATCGCCGAGTCCGGCGCGATCGTCGAGTACATCCTCGACACGTACGGAAACGGTCGCCTGCGCCCGCAACCCGGCACCGACGACCACTGGAAATACATCGAGTGGATGCACTACGCGGAAGGATCGGCGATGGGGCCTCTCCTGCTGGCACTCTTCACGAGCCTGCTCGGCGACGGCGCCGCGCCCCTGCGTCCGTACATCGACTCGCAGATCGAGAACCAGCTCTCCTACATGGAGAACGCGCTCGGGAGCCACGACTTCTTCGTCGGGAACGACCTCACCGGCGCCGACATCCAGCTCCTGTTCGTCCTCGAAGCCGCGGGCGAGCGTCTGACTCCCTATCCCAAGCTCGTGGCCTATCGCGACCGCATGCACGCGCGCCCGGCCTACAAGCGCGGCATCGAAAAGGGTGGTCCGTATCAGTTGATGGGTCGTTGA
- the cyaY gene encoding iron donor protein CyaY: MTEHEYQEHAAGCLATVARWIDRIDDDALDRATGDGLVAIEFEDGTKYVLNRQGAAHQMWFAAGARAWHYDWDGAAWVDDRDRHRLYERIAEVVGAKLGRTVPPVG; encoded by the coding sequence ATGACCGAGCACGAATACCAGGAGCACGCCGCGGGTTGTCTCGCGACGGTGGCGCGCTGGATCGACCGGATCGACGACGACGCGCTCGACCGCGCGACCGGCGACGGCCTCGTCGCGATCGAGTTCGAGGACGGCACGAAGTACGTGCTGAACCGTCAGGGTGCCGCGCACCAGATGTGGTTCGCGGCCGGCGCGCGCGCCTGGCACTACGACTGGGACGGGGCCGCGTGGGTGGACGACCGCGACCGGCATCGCCTGTACGAGCGCATCGCCGAGGTCGTGGGTGCGAAGCTCGGCCGGACCGTTCCGCCCGTGGGGTGA
- the apaG gene encoding Co2+/Mg2+ efflux protein ApaG codes for MPTLVTEGVRVTVESTYLADRSQPDQNSFAFAYMVTIANEGHARVQLMRRHWIITDGNGEVREVEGPGVVGEQPVLARGEVHQYTSGAVLTTPVGTMEGTYEMHEPGGRVFRAAIPRFALQKPGVLQ; via the coding sequence ATGCCGACGCTCGTCACCGAAGGAGTCCGCGTCACGGTCGAGTCGACGTACCTCGCCGATCGCTCGCAGCCCGACCAGAACAGCTTCGCGTTCGCCTACATGGTGACGATCGCGAACGAGGGACACGCGCGCGTGCAGCTCATGCGGCGCCACTGGATCATCACCGACGGCAACGGCGAGGTGCGCGAGGTCGAAGGGCCGGGCGTCGTCGGCGAGCAGCCGGTCCTGGCCCGGGGCGAGGTGCACCAGTACACGAGCGGCGCCGTGCTGACGACGCCGGTCGGCACGATGGAGGGCACGTACGAGATGCACGAGCCGGGCGGGCGCGTCTTCAGGGCGGCGATCCCGCGCTTCGCGCTCCAGAAGCCCGGCGTGCTCCAGTGA
- a CDS encoding Re/Si-specific NAD(P)(+) transhydrogenase subunit alpha, with translation MKIAVPREIVPGERRVALTPDATAVLVKAGLEVLVEAGAGVGAFHADPAFEKAGARIVPDAATLYGQADVVLKVQKPSLDEVDRLREGAVLVAFLQALGSPDLVQRLAARRITSFGMEGVPRISRAQKMDALSSQANLAGYKAVLIAAASLAKFFPMLMTAAGTIFAARVLVIGAGVAGLQAIATARRLGAQVWGYDVRAAVKEQVESLGAKFLEFDLGIADAEDKGGYAKALSADAARRQQEMLAERTKDFDVVVTTALVPGRPAPRLVTKETVAGMRPGSVIVDLAAEAGGNCELTEADAVVVKHGVTIHGPTNLPATMPVHASQLYARNVTELLNEFVKKGELALDLDDEVIKGTCVTHDGRIVNDAVKAAVAGKTA, from the coding sequence ATGAAGATCGCGGTTCCGAGGGAGATCGTCCCCGGTGAGCGCCGCGTCGCGCTGACGCCCGACGCGACTGCCGTGCTCGTGAAGGCCGGCCTCGAGGTGCTCGTCGAGGCAGGTGCGGGCGTCGGCGCGTTCCACGCCGACCCGGCGTTCGAGAAGGCCGGTGCCCGGATCGTTCCAGACGCGGCCACGCTCTACGGGCAGGCCGACGTCGTGCTGAAGGTCCAGAAGCCCAGTCTGGACGAGGTCGACCGGCTGCGCGAGGGCGCCGTGCTGGTCGCGTTCCTCCAGGCACTCGGCAGCCCGGACCTCGTGCAGCGGCTCGCCGCGCGGCGGATCACGAGCTTCGGCATGGAGGGCGTCCCGCGCATCAGTCGCGCGCAGAAGATGGACGCCCTCTCGTCGCAGGCGAACCTTGCGGGCTACAAGGCGGTCCTCATCGCGGCCGCATCCCTCGCGAAATTCTTCCCCATGCTGATGACGGCCGCGGGAACCATCTTCGCCGCTCGGGTGCTCGTGATCGGCGCCGGCGTAGCCGGGCTGCAGGCCATCGCGACCGCGCGCCGGCTCGGCGCGCAGGTGTGGGGCTACGACGTCCGGGCCGCGGTGAAGGAGCAGGTCGAGAGCCTCGGCGCCAAGTTCCTCGAGTTCGACCTCGGTATCGCCGACGCCGAGGACAAGGGCGGCTACGCGAAGGCGCTCTCGGCCGACGCGGCCCGCCGCCAGCAGGAGATGCTCGCGGAGCGGACGAAGGACTTCGACGTCGTCGTCACGACCGCGCTCGTGCCGGGGAGGCCCGCGCCGCGCCTCGTCACGAAGGAGACGGTCGCGGGCATGCGGCCCGGCTCGGTCATCGTCGACCTCGCGGCCGAAGCGGGTGGCAACTGCGAGCTGACGGAGGCCGACGCGGTCGTCGTCAAGCACGGCGTCACGATCCACGGTCCGACCAACCTTCCGGCGACGATGCCGGTGCACGCGAGCCAGCTGTACGCGCGCAACGTCACCGAGTTGCTGAACGAGTTCGTCAAGAAGGGCGAGCTGGCGCTCGACCTCGACGACGAGGTCATCAAGGGCACCTGCGTCACGCACGACGGCAGGATCGTCAACGACGCGGTCAAGGCCGCGGTGGCGGGGAAGACGGCATGA
- the dusB gene encoding tRNA dihydrouridine synthase DusB, with the protein MRAALPENTTVPTARPGEFQPLRLAGLSVWPPVVLAPMAGVTNYPFRRLCREFGAGLYVSEMINARGFLEGNHRTHLLASSRPDESPRSVQIYGHDPDEVGEMARALVDDGVAHLDMNFGCPVPKVTRHGGGAAIPVKPRLLARIVRAAVRGAGRVPVTVKVRKGIDDGLLTYVDAGRVAEAEGAAAIGLHARTAAQLYSGAADWDAVAALKRSVGIPVLGNGDVWECWDALRMMRETGCDGVIVGRGCLRRPWLFRELAQVFDGVEPDPQPVLGTILALMRRHAEMLVEFFGTANGMRQMRKWCAWYTTGFQHSAAARAALMRIGSLGEMDAILARLDPSEPFPLRTVRHNRVKDNRVQRVTLPHGYLAARDDDTPPPEPDDPAERRAWDAALDGG; encoded by the coding sequence ATGCGCGCCGCGCTTCCCGAGAATACGACCGTCCCCACGGCCCGGCCCGGTGAGTTCCAGCCCCTGCGGCTCGCCGGCCTCTCGGTGTGGCCTCCGGTCGTGCTGGCGCCGATGGCCGGGGTCACGAACTACCCCTTCCGCCGCCTGTGCCGCGAGTTCGGCGCAGGGCTCTACGTCTCGGAGATGATCAACGCACGCGGGTTCCTCGAGGGGAACCACCGCACGCACCTGCTCGCCTCGAGCCGCCCCGACGAATCGCCGCGCTCGGTGCAGATCTACGGGCACGACCCGGACGAGGTCGGCGAGATGGCGCGCGCGCTCGTGGACGACGGCGTCGCCCACCTCGACATGAACTTCGGTTGCCCCGTTCCCAAGGTGACGCGCCACGGCGGCGGAGCGGCCATTCCCGTGAAGCCGCGCCTGCTGGCGCGCATCGTGCGGGCGGCGGTGCGGGGCGCGGGGCGGGTGCCGGTCACCGTGAAGGTGCGCAAGGGCATCGACGACGGGCTGCTCACGTACGTCGACGCCGGGCGCGTCGCCGAGGCCGAGGGCGCGGCGGCGATCGGCCTCCACGCGCGCACGGCGGCGCAGCTCTACTCCGGGGCGGCCGACTGGGACGCCGTGGCCGCCCTCAAGCGCAGCGTCGGCATTCCCGTGCTGGGCAACGGCGACGTGTGGGAGTGCTGGGACGCGCTCCGCATGATGCGCGAGACCGGGTGCGACGGCGTCATCGTCGGCCGCGGGTGCCTGCGCCGCCCGTGGCTCTTCCGCGAGCTGGCGCAGGTGTTCGACGGCGTCGAGCCGGATCCGCAGCCCGTCCTCGGCACGATCCTCGCGCTCATGCGCCGCCACGCGGAGATGCTGGTCGAGTTCTTCGGAACGGCGAACGGCATGCGCCAGATGCGCAAGTGGTGCGCCTGGTACACGACCGGCTTCCAGCACTCGGCCGCGGCGCGCGCGGCGCTCATGCGCATCGGGTCGCTGGGCGAGATGGACGCCATCCTCGCCCGCCTCGATCCGAGCGAGCCGTTTCCGCTGCGCACGGTCCGGCACAACCGGGTGAAGGACAACCGGGTGCAGCGCGTGACGCTGCCGCACGGCTACCTCGCGGCGCGCGACGACGACACGCCGCCGCCCGAGCCCGACGATCCCGCCGAGCGGCGCGCGTGGGACGCCGCGCTCGACGGCGGCTGA
- a CDS encoding class I SAM-dependent methyltransferase yields MGISYDAFAPHFDAWQRSFGCAYDDLILPRIVDVLGRHAPAARRIADLGIGTGDLAIALARRGYDLVGVDVAPAMLAVARAKAARAGVRLTLVEQDLRALRLEPPADVVLCVYTVVNQLTADGDLDRALASIHRSLVPHGLLVFELNLAASYERYWSGEETVDVGDAVVVRTHRRREGSAVIEADVSIRRRSCGGWDEVRDHIAQRPYGDDEVEAALVRGGFDRVACERYDPFDENAQPTKALWTCRRV; encoded by the coding sequence GTGGGCATCTCCTACGACGCGTTCGCGCCGCACTTCGACGCCTGGCAGCGCTCGTTCGGGTGCGCATACGACGACCTGATCCTGCCCCGCATCGTCGACGTCCTCGGGCGCCACGCGCCCGCCGCCCGGCGCATCGCCGACCTCGGCATCGGCACGGGCGACCTCGCGATCGCGCTGGCGCGTCGCGGCTACGATCTGGTCGGTGTCGACGTCGCGCCGGCGATGCTGGCCGTCGCGCGGGCGAAGGCGGCCCGGGCGGGCGTCCGGCTGACGCTCGTCGAGCAGGATCTCCGGGCGCTGCGCTTGGAGCCGCCGGCCGACGTCGTCCTCTGCGTGTACACGGTCGTGAACCAGCTCACGGCCGACGGCGATCTCGATCGCGCGCTCGCGTCGATCCATCGCAGCCTCGTGCCGCACGGACTCCTCGTGTTCGAGCTCAACCTCGCCGCGAGCTACGAGCGCTACTGGTCGGGCGAGGAGACGGTCGACGTCGGCGACGCCGTGGTCGTGCGGACGCACCGCCGCCGCGAGGGCTCTGCGGTGATCGAGGCCGACGTGTCGATCCGCCGGCGCTCGTGCGGCGGCTGGGACGAGGTGCGCGACCACATCGCGCAACGGCCGTACGGCGACGACGAGGTCGAGGCGGCCCTCGTCCGCGGGGGCTTCGATCGGGTCGCGTGCGAGCGCTACGACCCCTTCGACGAGAACGCGCAGCCGACGAAGGCCCTGTGGACCTGCCGGCGGGTCTAG
- a CDS encoding DUF4499 domain-containing protein has translation YDLWCTRVTTALPQWLVQAIFLGAMATHVGEALYAARLARDAGLGDAAPGWFWQTLALGFPSLRLLRQKIS, from the coding sequence TACGACCTCTGGTGCACTCGGGTCACGACGGCGCTCCCGCAATGGCTCGTCCAGGCGATCTTCCTGGGCGCCATGGCGACGCACGTGGGCGAGGCGCTGTACGCCGCCCGGCTCGCGCGCGACGCCGGGCTCGGGGATGCGGCCCCGGGCTGGTTCTGGCAGACGCTCGCGCTCGGCTTCCCCTCGCTGCGCCTCCTGCGGCAGAAGATCTCCTAG
- a CDS encoding 7-cyano-7-deazaguanine synthase yields the protein MAVLSSGGLDSAVLLVEMAHKTGRAVPIVVHAGHAWETAEREALARFIAAVGDERIAPIRDLDLPMGDVYGAHWSMTGVGTPDWDAPDDTVELRGRNLILLAKALVLAAIEGWPTLALGSLAGNPFPDATAEFFAGLARVASDGLRAGLTIVTPYRGLSKTDVIRRGRSLPLELTLSCARPGTDGLHCGDCNKCRERVEAFREAGVEDRTRYARVR from the coding sequence GTGGCGGTCCTCTCGTCCGGGGGCCTCGACTCGGCGGTCCTGCTCGTGGAGATGGCGCACAAGACCGGCCGCGCCGTCCCCATAGTGGTCCATGCGGGTCATGCCTGGGAGACGGCCGAGCGAGAGGCGCTCGCCCGCTTCATCGCGGCCGTCGGCGACGAGCGCATCGCGCCGATCCGTGATCTCGATCTTCCGATGGGCGACGTCTACGGCGCCCACTGGAGCATGACGGGCGTCGGCACGCCCGACTGGGACGCGCCGGACGACACCGTCGAGCTGCGCGGCCGGAATCTCATCCTCCTGGCGAAGGCGCTCGTGCTCGCGGCGATCGAAGGGTGGCCGACGCTCGCCCTCGGCTCGCTCGCCGGCAACCCGTTTCCGGATGCGACGGCGGAGTTCTTCGCCGGGCTCGCCCGCGTCGCGTCGGACGGTCTCCGCGCGGGCCTCACGATCGTCACGCCCTACCGGGGCCTCTCGAAGACCGACGTCATCCGGCGCGGCCGCTCGCTTCCGCTCGAGCTGACGCTCTCGTGCGCGCGGCCCGGTACCGACGGGCTCCACTGCGGCGACTGCAACAAGTGCCGTGAGCGGGTGGAGGCGTTCCGTGAAGCCGGGGTGGAGGATCGAACGCGCTACGCGCGCGTCCGGTAG
- a CDS encoding NAD(P)(+) transhydrogenase (Re/Si-specific) subunit beta — protein MTTELDVGLYIFMLAGFLGYHIITRVPPLLHTPLMSATNAIAAISLVGSLVVAGSDYSNVPNGWVCTLLGFIAVTCSSTNAVGGFLITDRMLRMFKTAEDRAKGTRRPVELQALGVVVALVGSVVAVLYAAKPAGMEMGEFVRAHVAEAALRYCYIVSAAMFVLGLKGLSSPKWARRGMALAALGMFIAVVGTLFHPHIVTYRWIALGFAIGAVVGGTMGLRIPMTAVPQRTAISHSLGALAACLVGVSEYFRYQGQLDRVTLTALDFEVVVGGLTFTGSLIAAAKLQELLRGRPITYRGQNVISLALLAVIVASGAYLVVTQAATVFFYVMVAMSFVFGLLLVIPIGAADMPVVIALLNSYGGLADAAMGFVLMNKIQIITGSLDGTSGFLLALLMCRAMNRSAVNVLFGAFGTASDEDVAAAAEAKGTVRNITAEETAVLFETARNLVIVPGYGMAVAQAQHAVAELGSILKERGVDVKYAIHPVAGRMPGHMNVLLAEANVPYDQLHEMEAINPSFPDTDIVLVVGANDVTNPAAKQNKSSPLYGMPILEVDRAKSIIVLKRSMRPGFAGVDNDLYYDEKCMMLFGDAKASITKLITEMKSLL, from the coding sequence ATGACGACCGAGCTCGACGTCGGCCTCTACATCTTCATGCTGGCCGGGTTCCTCGGCTACCACATCATCACCCGGGTCCCGCCGCTCCTGCACACGCCGCTCATGTCGGCGACCAACGCGATCGCGGCGATCTCGCTGGTCGGCTCGCTCGTGGTCGCGGGCAGCGACTACAGCAACGTGCCGAACGGCTGGGTGTGCACGCTCCTGGGCTTCATCGCCGTCACCTGCTCGTCGACGAACGCGGTCGGCGGGTTCCTCATCACGGACCGGATGCTGCGGATGTTCAAGACCGCCGAGGACCGGGCGAAGGGTACGCGTCGGCCGGTCGAGCTGCAGGCGCTCGGTGTCGTGGTGGCTCTCGTCGGCAGCGTCGTCGCCGTTCTCTACGCAGCCAAGCCCGCGGGCATGGAGATGGGGGAGTTCGTCCGCGCACACGTGGCCGAGGCGGCGCTCCGCTATTGCTACATCGTCTCGGCGGCGATGTTCGTGCTCGGTCTCAAGGGCCTGAGCTCGCCCAAATGGGCGCGCCGGGGAATGGCGCTCGCAGCCCTCGGGATGTTCATCGCCGTCGTCGGCACGCTCTTCCACCCTCACATCGTCACCTACCGGTGGATCGCGCTCGGGTTCGCGATCGGGGCGGTGGTCGGGGGCACGATGGGGCTGCGCATCCCGATGACCGCCGTCCCCCAGCGAACCGCGATATCGCACTCGCTCGGCGCGCTGGCGGCGTGCCTCGTCGGTGTTTCCGAGTATTTCCGCTACCAGGGGCAGCTCGACCGTGTGACCCTGACGGCCCTCGACTTCGAGGTCGTCGTCGGCGGGCTCACGTTCACGGGAAGCCTGATCGCCGCCGCCAAGCTCCAGGAGCTGCTGCGCGGACGGCCGATCACGTACCGGGGGCAGAACGTCATCAGCCTCGCGCTCCTCGCAGTCATCGTTGCGTCCGGGGCCTACCTCGTCGTCACCCAGGCAGCGACGGTCTTCTTCTACGTGATGGTCGCGATGTCGTTCGTATTCGGGCTGCTCCTCGTCATCCCGATCGGCGCGGCGGACATGCCGGTGGTGATCGCGCTCTTGAACTCCTACGGCGGGCTCGCGGACGCGGCGATGGGCTTCGTCCTGATGAACAAGATCCAGATCATCACGGGCTCGCTCGACGGCACCTCGGGCTTCCTGCTGGCGCTCCTCATGTGTCGTGCGATGAACCGCTCGGCGGTGAACGTCCTCTTCGGCGCCTTCGGCACCGCGTCCGACGAGGACGTGGCTGCCGCCGCCGAGGCGAAGGGCACCGTGCGCAACATCACGGCCGAGGAGACGGCCGTCCTGTTCGAGACCGCGCGCAACCTCGTCATCGTGCCGGGCTACGGCATGGCCGTGGCGCAAGCGCAGCACGCGGTCGCCGAGCTGGGGAGCATCCTCAAGGAACGCGGCGTCGACGTGAAGTACGCGATCCATCCGGTCGCCGGGCGCATGCCGGGGCACATGAACGTGCTGCTGGCCGAGGCCAACGTCCCGTACGATCAGCTACACGAGATGGAGGCGATCAATCCATCCTTTCCCGACACCGACATCGTGCTCGTCGTCGGAGCCAACGACGTCACGAATCCGGCCGCCAAGCAGAACAAGTCGAGCCCGCTCTACGGAATGCCGATCCTGGAGGTCGATCGCGCCAAGTCGATCATCGTGCTCAAGCGCAGCATGCGACCGGGGTTCGCCGGCGTCGACAACGATCTCTACTACGACGAGAAGTGCATGATGCTCTTCGGCGACGCCAAGGCGAGCATCACGAAGCTCATCACCGAGATGAAGTCGCTGCTGTGA
- the rdgC gene encoding recombination-associated protein RdgC: MGLLSASTSVVRFVAAKPARVERDAIARAVTKHAFRESEPGVGDARQAWGWVTIHDPLLVEFTAADLFFHHYLVLGFRYDKRLVPPKLLMLERRRLENERKAERGVGKLGAAERREIKDEIAQRLVARALPTPRLFDVVWNLEAGRVYFSGKLRAAREAFGDCFRRTFGVTPVPLIPYLAAEHVGLEPHHVDAVRAVEPASLTGTAAAPPSEVPRLPLPPVEADEDEDEEEMRE; this comes from the coding sequence GTGGGACTCCTCTCCGCCAGCACGAGTGTCGTCCGCTTCGTCGCCGCGAAGCCGGCGCGCGTCGAGCGCGACGCGATCGCGCGCGCCGTCACGAAGCACGCGTTTCGCGAGAGCGAGCCCGGCGTGGGCGACGCGCGGCAGGCGTGGGGCTGGGTCACGATCCACGATCCGTTGCTGGTCGAGTTCACGGCCGCGGACCTCTTCTTCCACCACTACCTCGTCCTGGGATTTCGCTACGACAAGCGGCTCGTGCCGCCGAAGCTCCTCATGCTGGAGCGCCGGCGGCTCGAGAACGAGCGCAAGGCGGAGCGTGGCGTGGGCAAGCTCGGGGCGGCCGAGCGCCGTGAGATCAAGGACGAGATCGCCCAGCGCCTGGTGGCCCGGGCGCTGCCGACGCCGCGCCTGTTCGACGTCGTGTGGAATCTCGAGGCGGGTCGGGTCTACTTCAGCGGCAAGCTCCGGGCCGCGCGCGAGGCGTTCGGCGACTGCTTCCGCCGCACGTTCGGCGTGACACCGGTCCCGCTGATCCCGTACCTCGCGGCCGAGCACGTGGGTCTGGAGCCGCATCACGTCGACGCGGTCCGCGCCGTCGAGCCGGCGAGCCTCACGGGGACGGCGGCCGCCCCGCCCTCCGAGGTGCCGCGCCTCCCGCTCCCCCCGGTCGAGGCCGACGAGGACGAGGACGAAGAGGAGATGCGCGAATGA
- a CDS encoding YdiU family protein, translating to MPIAPSYRPAPHVLELGDGFWDVVTPARFPQHVRRHRSQRWADRVGLGTLDDAEWEAHFAGFASLPDNLTERLSLRYHGHQFRAYNPHLGDGRGFLFAQLLDDDGRLLDLGTKGSGQTPWSRGGDGRLTLKGGVREVLATEMLEALGVYTSKSLSLFETGEALERGDEPSPTRSSVLVRLSHSHVRFGSFQRHAALRDEARVGRLLAYAARHLVPEGGETPQGFLRAVVRRSARLVASWTVAGFVHGVLNTDNMNVTGESFDYGPYRFLPTFDPEFVAAYFDHTGLYRFGRQPAIVLWNLERLAETLTLVSPAEPLRRALAHYETDVHEAMAAQLTARLGLVPRGLDDDGALVAATFGWLRESGIVFDAFFFDWYGGETSAGRALAGPRAARYGEPGFGALRRRLATYDPAHPASLALPYYRRDEPCSLLYDEIEGIWAAIAERDDWSRFDAKLAAIGELRASNPDLAERGRAT from the coding sequence TTGCCGATCGCCCCGAGCTACCGGCCCGCGCCGCACGTCCTGGAGCTGGGCGACGGCTTCTGGGACGTCGTCACGCCGGCGCGCTTCCCGCAGCACGTGCGCCGTCATCGCAGCCAGCGCTGGGCCGACCGGGTCGGCCTCGGCACGCTCGACGACGCGGAGTGGGAGGCGCACTTCGCCGGTTTCGCGTCGCTCCCCGACAACCTGACCGAGCGCCTCTCGCTGCGCTACCACGGCCACCAGTTCCGCGCCTACAATCCACACCTGGGCGACGGGCGTGGCTTCCTGTTCGCACAGCTCCTCGACGATGACGGCCGTCTCCTCGACCTCGGTACCAAGGGCAGCGGCCAGACGCCCTGGTCGCGCGGCGGCGACGGGCGGCTGACGCTGAAGGGCGGCGTGCGCGAGGTGCTCGCGACCGAGATGCTCGAGGCGCTCGGGGTCTACACCTCGAAGTCGCTCTCGTTGTTCGAGACCGGCGAGGCGCTCGAGCGGGGCGACGAGCCGTCGCCCACACGATCGTCGGTGCTGGTGCGCCTCTCGCACTCGCACGTGCGCTTCGGCAGCTTCCAGCGCCACGCCGCCCTGCGCGACGAGGCCCGCGTGGGCCGGCTCCTCGCGTACGCCGCGAGGCACCTCGTGCCGGAGGGTGGCGAGACCCCGCAAGGGTTTCTGCGCGCGGTCGTGCGGCGCAGCGCGCGTCTGGTCGCGAGCTGGACGGTCGCCGGCTTCGTCCACGGCGTGCTCAACACCGACAACATGAACGTCACCGGCGAGAGCTTCGACTACGGCCCGTATCGCTTCCTGCCCACCTTCGACCCGGAGTTCGTCGCCGCGTACTTCGATCACACGGGGCTCTACCGCTTCGGGCGGCAGCCGGCGATCGTGCTGTGGAACCTCGAGCGCCTGGCCGAAACCTTGACGCTCGTCTCGCCGGCGGAGCCGCTTCGCCGGGCGCTCGCGCACTACGAGACCGACGTCCACGAGGCGATGGCGGCGCAGCTCACCGCCCGGCTCGGGCTCGTCCCCCGCGGCCTCGACGACGACGGCGCCCTCGTCGCGGCGACCTTCGGGTGGCTGCGCGAGAGCGGCATCGTTTTCGACGCGTTCTTCTTCGACTGGTACGGCGGCGAGACGAGCGCGGGCCGGGCGCTCGCCGGGCCGCGCGCCGCGCGCTACGGCGAACCGGGGTTCGGGGCGTTGCGGCGCCGGCTCGCGACCTACGACCCCGCGCACCCCGCGAGCCTCGCGCTCCCCTACTACCGGCGCGACGAACCGTGTAGCCTCCTCTACGACGAGATCGAAGGGATCTGGGCGGCGATCGCGGAGCGCGACGACTGGTCGCGCTTCGACGCGAAGCTCGCGGCGATCGGCGAGCTGCGCGCGTCGAATCCGGATCTCGCGGAACGAGGACGAGCGACATGA